In Brevibacillus brevis, a genomic segment contains:
- a CDS encoding alpha/beta hydrolase → MLNEKEPFEHVYVRGLNADIHLLAKGDRNGVPVIFLPGITSYSMSFAEILKRMPENFYCLSMDIRGRGKSSWPKQGYRMQDYVEDLLNVVNALTGNPTAPFLVGHSMGARIAAGFGSTYSSLISGIVLIDPPITGPGHRQIYPNSLAMFLEQKAAVEEGKWEKFQSFYPNFTEEQRKIRITEYQNVCQEAIIESYNNFIKEPFQVHVKLTTCPMLLLAADLGDTIRPEELEELKSLNPNLQAIVVSGVGHMVYKEAPEETSDHIRSFIRDHLN, encoded by the coding sequence ATGTTGAACGAAAAGGAACCGTTTGAACACGTTTACGTCAGAGGCCTGAACGCGGATATTCATTTGCTTGCCAAAGGCGACAGGAATGGAGTGCCGGTTATCTTTCTTCCGGGGATTACCAGCTACAGCATGTCCTTTGCGGAAATTTTAAAACGGATGCCGGAAAATTTTTATTGTTTGTCCATGGATATCCGCGGGCGCGGAAAATCCAGCTGGCCCAAGCAGGGATACCGGATGCAGGATTACGTCGAGGATTTGCTCAATGTGGTCAATGCGTTGACGGGAAATCCGACAGCTCCCTTTCTCGTCGGCCATTCGATGGGTGCGAGAATTGCAGCCGGTTTTGGCAGTACATACTCTTCACTCATTTCCGGCATCGTGCTCATCGATCCTCCCATTACCGGTCCCGGTCACCGGCAGATTTATCCCAACTCCCTTGCGATGTTTCTTGAACAGAAAGCTGCCGTGGAAGAAGGGAAATGGGAGAAATTCCAAAGTTTTTACCCGAACTTCACGGAAGAACAGCGGAAAATCCGCATCACCGAATACCAGAACGTTTGCCAGGAAGCGATCATCGAATCCTACAACAACTTCATCAAAGAGCCTTTTCAGGTCCATGTGAAATTGACAACATGTCCCATGCTGCTTTTGGCAGCAGACCTTGGCGATACGATTCGTCCCGAAGAACTGGAAGAACTGAAGTCTCTCAATCCCAACTTGCAGGCGATCGTAGTTTCCGGCGTCGGCCACATGGTCTACAAGGAGGCGCCAGAGGAGACATCCGATCATATCCGTTCTTTCATCCGGGATCATCTGAACTGA